TAGAGTTGGTGATGTTTTCTCAGCATGGAGTTTTCCACTGTATTCTGTCAGGACCTCAGAAGAGATATTGAGAGACTTCGCAAGGAGTTCACTGACCTCCAGACTGTGTCCTTGGAGCCTCCCAGCCCTTATGGCTCTCCAGCTGACCCCACCCCTACTGAGGAGCAGCAGCTAGATGTACTATCTGAGACCCCAGGTAATCTCAATTATCCAGCTGTTGGAAAGCCTCACCTTAATATTCCTGAATCAGAAATGAACGCCACTTGGGCCTCATGAACACTCTTTCTTGAAAAATAACAAAACGTGTTCAATTCTGACATATGATTTCATTTGCAGACACTGCTCCAAACTCCGAGGAGGTATGTAGAGTCATTCCTATGGTATAAATCTGGGGTCCCCAATTACATTCAACCCAATTTTTctttgagcggatggtcaggaaGCCAGAACATAGTTGTAAATCATTTGTACACTTCAAATTGACCTAAAGAATCTCAAACAGATAAagtatttgacaaaaacagaataatttcaaaccttgattacatgGGGATACGATCACATATATCTATTTATACGTGGGAAtagttgggaacagatttcctaaattaaaatcactttggGCTGATTTCCTGATTTCCTTCTTTTAAAGTctgttatgtgtgtttgtgttctttttTGTGGCTCATAAAAATCCCGGCGCGCCTATAGGGGAACCCTGTGGTTATACATGGTATAAATGCAGTTTACACGTTTACAACAAGATACACTAGTGATTTGGGATCAAAGGGTTGATTTCACAATGGTTTATGCACCATCATTTCTGTACTACACTATAGTTAACTATCCATCTATCTGGTATTAccacttacagagccttcagaaagtattcacaccccttcacttacagagccttcagaaagtattcacaccccttcacttacagagtcttcagaaagtattcacaccccttcacttacagagccttcagaaagtattcacaccccttcacttgcagagcgttcagaaagtattcacaccccttcacttacagagccttcagaaagtattcacaccccttcacttacagagccttcagaaagtattcacaccccttcacttacagagccttcagaaagtattcacaccccttcacttacagagccttcagaaagtattcacaccccttcacttacaaagccttcagaaagtattcacaccccttcacttacagaaccttcagaaagtattcacacaccttcactgacagagccttcagaaagtattcacaccccttcacttacagagccttcagaaagtattcacaccccttcacttgcagagccttcagaaagtattcacaccccttcacttgcagagccttcagaaagtattcacaccccttcacttacagagccttcagaaagtattcacaccccttcacttacagagccttcagaaagtattcacaccccttcacttacagagccttcagaaagtattcacaccccttcacttacagagccttcagaaagtattcacaccccttcacttacagaaccttcagaaagtattcacaccccttcacttacagaaccttcagaaagtattcacaccccttcacttacagagccttcagaaagtattcacaccccttcacttacagagccttcagaaagtattcacaccccttcacttacagagccttcagaaagtattcacaccccttcacttacagagccttcagaaagtattcacaccccttcacttacagaaccttcagaaagtattcacaccccttcacttacagagccttcagaaagtattcacaccccttcacttacagagccttcagaaagtattcacaccccttcacttacagagccttcagaaagtattcacaccccttcacttacagagccttcagaaagtattcacaccccttcacttacagagccttcagaaagtattcacaccccttcccttacagagccttcagaaagtattcacaccccttcacttacagagccttcagaaagtattcacaccccttcacttacagagccttcagaaagtattcacaccccttcacttacagagccttcagaaagtattcacaccccttcacttacagagccttcagaaagtattcacaccccttcactttgtacacattttgttttgttacaaccTGTATTTTAAATGGATTATATTGAGATTTTGttccactggcctacacacaatataccccataatgtcaaagtaacTTGTTTAACAAATtagttaaaaatgaaaagctgaaatgttttgagtcagtaagtattcaagccctttgttatgtcaagcctaaataagttcaggagtaaaaatgtgctttacaAGTCACGTaaaaagttgcatggactcactctgcgtgcaataacagtgtttaacatgatttttgaatgactacctcatctctgtaccccacacatacaagtatatatgtaaggtccctcagtcaagcagtgaatttcaaacaggctcaaccacaaagaccagggaagtttttcaatgcctcgcaacgAAGGGCACCcactggtagatgggtaaaaagaaaagcagacattgaatatccctttgtgcatgttgaagttattaattacactttggatgcatCCAGTCACTagaaagatacaggcatcctttctatctcagttaccggagaggaaggaaactgctcagggatctcaccatgaggccaatggtgactttgatATTATTACCACTTAAGACCTGTACCTGTCCCATAGTTGTCCTTGCAGTGTCGTCACTGCCATGAGTGGTTCCCTGGCATCACCCAGGATGAGCTGGGGCtgcatgaggacagccacagacTGTGTCCCTACTGCACCCTCATCTGTGACGGAGTGGAGCAGACTATATTTGAAGACCACATCTTCAGCCATGAGGTGTAGAGATGCCACATCCTCACAACCATTTATACAGAGAGTTGCTGAGAGTAGACTAAATCTGATACTCTACTGAATATATTCCCAGGAGTTCACTGACCTCCAGGCTGCTCCAGTGTCCATGGAGCATCCCAGCCCTTATGGCTCTCCAACTGACCTCACCCCCACTGAGGAGCAGCAGCTAGATGTACTATCTGCCTGTCTACTCTCTGGGAACCACTATGAGACCCCAGGTAATCTCAATTCTCCAGTTGTTGGAAAGTCTCACCTAAATATTCCTGAATGAGAAATGAACGCCACGTGCCTCACGGACACTCCTCCttgaaaaataacaaaacatgttCAATTATGATTGACATATGATTCTGTTTGCAGAAACTGCTCCAAACTCCCAGGAGGAAGAGGTATGTAGAGTCATTCCTATGGTAtaaatcaggggtgtcaaactcactTCCTGGAGGACCGTGTGTCTCCTGGTTTTGTTATTTACTTTAAATTACTGACCAATTGAATACCTAGACAATCAGGTGAGGGGGATGTGTTACTAAGGGAGGAGTGAAACCCCGCTGGTACtcggccctcgaggactggagtttgaCATCCCTGGTATAcatcacgtgtcaaactcattccacggagggccgagtgtctgtgggttttcgctcctccattttacttgattgatgaattaaggtcactgattagtaaggaactcccctcacctggttgtctaggtcttaactgAAAGGAAAAAACCAAAAGCCGTTGACACGGgcccctccgtggaatgagttggacACCCCTGATATACATGGTATAAATGCAGTTTACACGTTTACAACAAGATACACTAGTGATTTGGGATCAAAGGGTTGATTTCACAATGGTTTATGCACCATCATTTCTGTACTACACTATAGTTAACTATCCATCTATCGGATGTTACCACCTAAGACATGTGCCTGTCCCATAGTTGTCCTTGGAGTGTCGTCACTGCCATGAGTGGTTCCCTGGCATCACCCAGGATGAGCTGAGGCtgcatgaggacagccacagacTGTGCCCCTACTGCACCCTCATCTGTGACGGAGTGGAGCAGACTATATTTGAAGACCACGTCTTCAGCCATGAGGTGTAGAGATGCCACATCCTCACAACCATTTATACAGAGAGTTGCTGAGAGTACACTAAATCTGATACTCTATGGATGATGCTCCTAACAACCCATCATACAGAGAGTTTCTGAGAGTAGACTAAAGATGATACTCTATGGATGATGCACCTAACAACCCATCATACAGAGAGTTGCTGAGAGTAGACTAAATCTGATACTCTACGGATGATGTTCCTAACAACCCATCATACAGAGAGTTGCTGAGAGTAGACTAAAGATGATACTCTACGGATGATGCTCCTAACAACCCATCATACAGAGAGTTGCTGAGAGTAGACTAAAGATGATACTCTACGGATGATGCTCCTAACAACCCATCATACAGAGAGTTGCTGAGAGTAGACTAAAGATAATACTCTACGGATGATGTTCCTAACAACCCATCATACAGAGAGTTGCTGAGAGTAGACTAAAGATGATACTCTACGGATGATGCTCCTAACAACCCATCATACAGAGAGTTGCTGAGAGTAGACTAAATCTGAAACTCTACGGATGATGTTCCTAACAACCCATCATACAGAGAGTTGCTGAGAGTAGACTAAAGATGATACTCTACGGATGATGCTCCTAACAACCCATCATACAGAGAGTTGCTGAGAGTAGACTAAATCTCATACTCTACGGATGATGTTCCTAACAACCCATCTAGGACAttataaaacaaaaatgtatatcCACCTGTTCATAAATGTTCTCTTGTCTAAGACTGTCCATTCTTAATTTCAGTCTTAGTAGAGATTTGCCTCCATTGCTGGTCAATAGGAATGTATTGCTTTGCTTTTTAATGGTTTCTCTATTGTTATAAACTACGTTTACTTTGGCTTATTGCACTATACTGACTCTCTCCCCTTAAACCTGCTGCTAATATATGTGTTGCATATTAGAGTCAAATGATTCATGCCCAAATGATTCATGCCCAAATGATTCATGCCCAAATGATTCATGCCCAAATGATTCATGCCCAAATTATTCATGCCCAAATTATTCATACCCAAATGATTCATGCCCAAATGATTCATGCCCAAGTTATTCATACCCAAATGATTCATGCCCAAATGATTCATGCCCAAATGATTCATGCCCAAATGATTCATACCCAAATGTTTAACGGTCAAATGATTGAAAGTTGAAATGGGATTAATGTGGGAagaattttgttgttgttatattcACAGTTGTCTTGACATGAAATAAACATTGTTTTGTATCATGAACTACAATATTCAAAGAATTACTATGCTATTTAAATAGAAGGTTGTTGAATATAATgaataatacaacaacaacaaatgaatgaatgacaaCTGCCTCAGAACATAACATTTGTAACCTAGTTTTCATCTCCAGCTATGTATTCCACCTAGTCAGAAGTgactttttcgtagcaggttaggagaacttatgcagcaggttaggagaattaacgtagaaggttaggagactgaggttaaggttagggttagttacattGCTCTCCTAACCTGTAACGAAAAGTAACATCCGGTCGTAGCTGTACTCCATCTAGTCACAACCAGAGAGGAGGGCTGACAGCAGCCAATAGTGTGGCTCTGCAGATGATTGGGAATCCAATGCATGTAGCCTGATCAGTCATTAATTAGGCTAAATGACTTGACAAAAATGTTTGTTAGAGGAATTTTACAACCCTAATTTAACTGTAAAGAAACGCTCCACTTCACTAGAGGGTGCTttttggccctggtcaaaagtagtgcactataaggggaatagggtgctatttggaataCACAGTCTGACATGTTATATAGAAAAGGAGGAATGAGGAGAAGAAAAAAGAACCCTGGTTAATTTTTCtaaatgtttgtattgtaataattACTGTCTAGTGGGAATTTCTGTTAAGTTGGGTTTTCGTTGACGTCTTTATTTTCTGTTTACATTTTCAGACGCATCGTTTTGTGACAAATCGTCTTAGAGGAAGGCACCATGTGGAACTCAGTCTAAAAACAATCTCTAACCACAACCCCTTGGAATGAGTCCCAAAAGGTGCACTATTCCCtttccagtgcactacttttttaccagagccctgtgcagggaataaggtgccatttgggacgtacaccTTCCCTTCTTCCCCACTGGGCCTGACATCATTTTAGACACTAGTGTAGATCTAAAGGGATTGAATTAGTGTTAGCAAGATATCTCTAACGTCTGTACAATGCTCTTAGATCTACACTGGTGTCTAGGGGATATGGGTTAGGGGAGAAGTGTCTAGGCGCtaggctaggggttgtttctggacagatCCTTGTAATTGGGCACTTTGGTTTTGAAAACTAATGCAAACAGAGAAGAAagcagagagaggtgaagagaaagggatgagaggaaagagaggaaagaggggagaagaggagtgttacCATGACGTCAGCATGTCTTCCTGGGGGACCAGTCAAATTTAGGGTAATCTAACTGTGGTCTGAAATTGTCAATTTGTAGGCTAGTTCTGGCCCATCCCTTCGGTTTCTGGAACCAATCAGAACAGTCAGAATGAGTTTGCGTTCTAGGGTGGCAAATCCATACTCATCTTAGAGAAGAAATGTCAGTTGGTCGGAGCAATGTGAATAGGTAGCCAGGCTATCCATCCTTCTTCAATGCACTGATCAGACATGACTGGTCTGGGGGAATCTGTACTGAATAATTCTAATGTTTAACTTGTATAGGAGAAGAAAAATACTTTATTATCCACACAAGATGGCAACGTTTCTTCTGCtgtacccaacacacacacacactaggttgGAGAGGCTGGATCTgtcatagaggaggaggaaggattCATTTTACTGAATACTTATGGCAGGTACCCTACACTTAGCCTATGTGTTGTCTTAGTTAGGCCACATATTAATGTTATCATGTAATTACATAATTGTCCAATTTAAATGCAGAATTCTGCTCAGAATTCACTTTCAGGATATCTGGGTAGGCCTAATATACTGTCTATGGAGATTTTTTTTGACCAGCTCATGAACTCGGTGGGCTTTTTAGGACGTTGTTTTGATGTTCGACGTTCACTCGGCCGTTCGCTCACATTCCGGATCTAAagtggggtgtattcattaagaTCCAAACGGAAATAAACGGGCAGAAACGGGGCGGGACTAACCTGAGAAACGCTCGTTTTCGTTGCAAAACATTGTGCTACGCTATGCACTTGTGAAGTCAACCCTGGCATgtactgtttttctctctctttcctctcacccctctcttatCTACTCACCCCCTATCTCCTTTCTTCTCTGTATTAGTTTTTAAAACCAACGCGCGCAGTTTTAGTGATACAACAACACCCCGTTTAGTAGCCAAACGTCGCCCAAATAATGTTTTTATACGCCGAAGTATAAGTGAAAGTACAAATAGCTAAAGCTACACGAGCTCACTGAAATACGACGCGAGAAAGATTTTGGGGACAAGGTAAGGCTTTTCTAACAATCGATAACGGATTGTGAAACCAACACATGATCTGCTGTGCCCAGTCTTTGTCCTACTACCTATTTTTTTTAACTATTAAATGCGAATTATTTGGCAAGTTTGTGGCTATATACCCATGGAACATATACATTAAAgacaactgctctttccatgagttGGTCCTGCTGCGGAATTCTCCATTTCTAATATGTGTAAACACAAGTGCGGGATTTACTTCTGGGTTAACAGAGATTAATACATGCCCAATGACCATAGTTTAACTGTCATACATCAATGTTCGAACCAAATCAAAACCCCAAATATAAGCCTGTTTTAACACATAGATAAATTGATAAATTGACATTCAGTTGGGGTATGTTTTTTCAAAATAGAAGATTTTTTTGAGTAAATAAACCTCATTATTTGACTGTTCGACTATTGACTGACTATATACTATCTTCTAGATATCCTTCATGTTGTGACATACCAGTGATGGGGCAGAATCACACCCGGTGACATGGCTTGTACAAGGCAATCCGCTTTAGAGTACATTCAAAATGGAAGGAGACTCCTTGTTGAAAGGCTCCAGAATCTGTCCCTCATTGTGGAAAACCTGTTCCAGCGCAAGGTTCTTCAGGAGGAGGAAGTCAGTAAAATTCAGGCAGAAGTTGACCGTTTTGACCAAACCAGAAAAATACTGGACTGGGTCACGGCCAAAGGAGAAGCTGCATGCTACGAGTTACTGATGATTCTAGACATCACAAGGAAGAGGACCTTAGACAACGCTGACTTACAGCAATGGATCAGCTGCTTCCCCTtcaaggaagacccagagatgtCAGACTACCTTGTTGGCAAGTGATTATTATATTATACAATTAGTATCCAGTACATAGTATACAATTGGCTGggcagaaaatatatatttttttaggtgTGTTTGATTTAGCTTACTGTGTGCATCGGGTGGACAGGGTTTCTGTTGGCACAGTGCATTTACTCTCGCTTTTCCTTTGTATCATTATTTTAGGTTCAAAACCCTGTCACAGATATCAGTCACAGCTGAAATGTAAAGCTCGAAAGATCACAGAGGCTGCATGGAGACAAAGCTGTAGTCTCCTACCAGAGAGGTGTAGAAATGAGGTGACTTTCTCTTACACCCCTCTTGTGTTAGATACAGACGTGccttcatctctctctaaaaTCGAAACGAAGAGCAAAAGATGCAAGAAAGCTCGCCCTAAAAAGCTAAAGAGCTTCATCCCCGTGGCCAAACAGGAAACGTCCCCGACTGACCTGCTTAAAACACCCAAGAGAAGGATCCTCTTAGTTGGAAAACCTGGAATTGGAAAGACAGCAGTCGCCCATCAAATGTTGAACCTCTGGGCACAGAAAGATCACAGAGAACTAGATTACATGTTTTACTTTGATGTGAGAGACATTTCACCCAGCACACATCCCATGAGACTGGAGGACCTTCTCTTTAACATGTACAGTGAGCCAGAAGAAAGTAGAGAAGAAGTGTTACAGGATATTAAGAAGAACTCTGAAAACGTTGTCATCATTTTTGATGGAATCACAGACCTCTCCTCTCATTCGGTGATAAAGAAACTTGTGGACAAGGACCTCCTCCTTGATGCAAAGATTGTGATCACATGCAGACCAGAGGTTCCATCAGGAGACTTCCTGACAGACTGGCCCTCGTTCAGAGTGGAGGTGAAAGGGTTCAGTAATGAGTCCATCCGGGCTTACTTAACAAAGATGTTGAGTGCTGAGCCTAACCCTACGCCAAACCATGATTCCTTGAGCATTGTGTTAAACAACCTAGAGTTGTTCAGTCTGTGCCATGTCCCGATGTATGCATTGATGGTGGTTGCCTGCATGTATTATTCCACCCAAGAGGCTTCTAAGCAGCCATGGCCTACAACTAAGATGTACATCAACATCCTCCGTTACTGCATCCTAAAACACAGTGGCAAACAGATGAATGATCTCGACAAGTGTCTCGCAGAAAACAGAGAAAAAATATTGTCTTTAGCAGAAATGGCTTTCGATGCAACACAGCAAAAAACGATGAACTTGACAGAACTGAGCTGCGAAGTAAGCAGTGTCGAGTTTTCTTTCTTGGGGGCTCTTATGATTATGGTCGAGCCCACAGTATCAGACACTTACTCTGCATTTCTCCATTACACAATGCAGGAGTTCTTTGGTGCCCTTTGGCTCTTACAGAATCCAGACAAAATCAGAGAGGTTCTACAGAAGTGCCAGACTGAAGAATGGAAACATACAAAACACATGGTTCCTTTCATGTGTGGGCTTCTGAATGAGAGGAATATACGATTGGTAAATGGTCTAGTTCCAGCTCAACAGATCAAGAAGACATCAGATTGGTTCTTCAAGGAAGTGGTGAACACATTTCTTCCACTTCAAACAAACCAAGATCATGCAGAAGGTGGTGCTCCTGAGTTTGAGAGAGATCTTCTGTTTTTATGTCAGTGCTTGTATGAATCTCAGTCTACTGAGGCCTGTTTGCTTCTTCTGGACAAACTGGACTACACTCTAGACCTGGATGAAGAACATCTTGATCCTCACCAGTGCTGTGCAGTCTCCTATATGATCAGTCAGTCTGCAGAGAGAAAGGTTGACTTGGACCTGAACAGCTGCACTGTGTCAGACCAAGGACTAAGGCTGATACTGGGCTCTCTGAAGAATGTCCGATATCTCAGGTAATATTTGTTATGTATTTGTGTAATTTAGTTATCTAATGCACCAATTTATTTCCAATTAACTAGTcaataaataaaaatgaggaTAAGGCTAACCTTATCCTAAACATGATACATTTATATGTTGTATTCTCCTCCACTCAGATACTGAGTTATAAACACCTCTGTTTCATGCTACTTTGAAACTTTTTGACAAATGTAATTATAATAAACTCTATTTTAAAACCCTTTTCTGATCATAGATCTGACCCCTCAATGCTGTGTCAACTCTGGACAACTTTGCTGCGCAGCGAGGCAGACATTGACTTCACTAGCTTACTTGGGCTCTGTGGAAATGAGTTGCACCTTCCATTCCTGGGTGAAAGACGAGTGTTTGAGAGAGCAGAAGAAGTGATGAAGCAGAGCCTAGAGAGGGTTAACCTCTGTCTACACTGGGATCGGAGAACTCTTCTCAGTGAGGCTCTCAACAAGACCATTTTAAAGTGTTTAACACATATCAACAAACTCCAGTGAGTGTTTACACTGCCAGGATATATTTATTCAATGTCTTTGTGACTATTAATTCATTTAAGTCGATTAAAAACATAGGTTGTCAATGTAAATATCAAGAGGTTAATATCTAGACAAAGAAGTCACTGCAACAATACAACAAGACACATGGCAACAGCATTTAGCCTGTAAAAGAGGCAGTCACTTTCTACCTGTATTTACAGTATCTAAAAAAATACTTTCTTATGCTTTATGGTTCACAGTTTTACCCCACTGCAAGATCAGAGAGAATCCCCTGAAAAACTAGAGACAGAAGAGAAAGCAGTCCTACTAGATTTGTGTCTACAAGCAGGATTATGTCACAGAGAAACGTTCCAGGGTGCTGTGAACACACTGCTGTCACTGTTCTCTGTGTATCAAACTGAAAGATATGACATCCTGCTGGATCTGTACTCACATGTGAAGTACAATAGGAAACAAGCAGGCAGAAGTATCCTTCCATCATTGAGACCACTTTACCAGCCAGCTCCTGCAGTCTGGTCCATagacctcagagagagaaaggtctCCCTCCTCCTAGAAGTGCTGAAACTCCAACCAGAGAAAAAATCCATAGAGCTGAAAGGCTGGTCAGATGAAGAGATTGAAGTGAGGAGTTTCCTTCAGTGTCTGCCCTACATCTCACATCTGAGGTGAGTTGAATCAGTACAGTTCATGGATTGTAGTTGTCTGTCCCTTTATTTCCCTTTAGAGAGGTTTGTTTGTAGCTTTCTGCATTAGCCTAATATGCTAAGTATACACATACTGTTTTGAAAAGATGCAATCTTACTTTGTAGTCTACGGAACAATTGAAGTGCATGATGAGTGCAGAGAGATAGTTGTACTTTATCTACTATAATGTAACCATTCAAAATTCATATCCTCCATCCAACACTTTCTTCATCTCTTTAATGTTACACTGTTTGTTCAGGTTTGTTCCACCACAGGATCAGATAGGATCACCTgaagagtggagaaagagagagaagacattcCTACTAAATCTGTGTCTTCAAACAGCCCTCCATGAGAGAGAAACCATACAAACAACTGTAGAGAAAGTGTTGTCACTGTCTGAAGTTTATCACGATCAGAAATGGGAGCTCCTGCTGGATCTGTACTCTCATGTGAAGGACTATGAGACTCAAACAGGCACCCTTCCAGCATTACAGCCACTTTAC
This is a stretch of genomic DNA from Oncorhynchus clarkii lewisi isolate Uvic-CL-2024 chromosome 17, UVic_Ocla_1.0, whole genome shotgun sequence. It encodes these proteins:
- the LOC139370717 gene encoding calcium-binding and coiled-coil domain-containing protein 2-like — its product is MEIEQLKEQHETLRSVLKEQQQEIDRLKSLTSIHEKYEQALIKIQQLKKEQEELKGKVEVQSVEIAQLTPRLKSEQENRRLKDYIQLLQEARTQLHQEQQASNNTRRRAEKAERELEEVYERMESTSMTTAQTKQKSSKLEMQLLELRRIIEEKENIAEMAKVENEELSRENQDLRRDIERLRKEFTDLQTVSLEPPSPYGSPADPTPTEEQQLDVLSETPDTAPNSEELSLQCRHCHEWFPGITQDELGLHEDSHRLCPYCTLICDGVEQTIFEDHIFSHEEFTDLQAAPVSMEHPSPYGSPTDLTPTEEQQLDVLSACLLSGNHYETPETAPNSQEEELSLECRHCHEWFPGITQDELRLHEDSHRLCPYCTLICDGVEQTIFEDHVFSHEV